A section of the Bacillus sp. HSf4 genome encodes:
- the flgC gene encoding flagellar basal body rod protein FlgC yields the protein MGVFNSINISASALTAQRVRMDTVSSNLANMDTTRAKQVDGEWQPYRRKLVSTAPKGESFSSVLQSSMNASSRVGEGVKVTKISEDQTPFKLVYDPTHPDANEDGYVQMPNVDPLKEMVDLMSSTRSYEANVTAMNATKGMLMKALEIGK from the coding sequence ATGGGGGTATTCAATAGCATCAACATCTCAGCTTCGGCTTTGACTGCACAAAGAGTCAGAATGGATACCGTTTCTTCCAACTTGGCGAACATGGATACAACAAGAGCAAAACAGGTTGACGGAGAATGGCAGCCATACAGAAGAAAGCTCGTATCAACGGCTCCGAAAGGCGAATCTTTTTCATCCGTTCTTCAATCATCGATGAATGCGTCAAGCAGAGTGGGCGAGGGAGTGAAAGTGACAAAGATCAGCGAAGACCAAACACCGTTTAAACTCGTTTATGATCCCACACATCCCGACGCGAACGAAGACGGTTATGTTCAGATGCCAAATGTCGATCCTCTGAAAGAAATGGTCGACTTAATGAGCAGCACAAGGTCATATGAGGCGAACGTAACAGCGATGAATGCAACAAAAGGAATGCTCATGAAAGCATTAGAAATCGGAAAGTAG
- the fliE gene encoding flagellar hook-basal body complex protein FliE codes for MINGVSPFQVQSAQAATTNEIKTQPAGSGDQVSFSKVLKDSINALNQSQNESDKLTNALALGQDVNLDEVMVAAQKANVTLTAATEFRNKAVEAYQEIMRMQV; via the coding sequence ATGATCAATGGAGTTTCTCCGTTTCAGGTGCAGTCCGCACAGGCGGCAACAACAAACGAAATCAAAACACAGCCGGCCGGTTCCGGTGATCAAGTCAGCTTTTCAAAGGTGCTGAAAGATTCTATCAATGCTTTGAACCAGTCTCAAAACGAATCTGATAAACTGACAAACGCGCTGGCGCTCGGCCAGGATGTCAATCTTGACGAAGTCATGGTCGCAGCTCAGAAGGCAAATGTTACACTAACCGCAGCGACAGAGTTCCGCAACAAAGCGGTCGAAGCTTATCAGGAAATCATGAGAATGCAAGTGTAA
- the fliF gene encoding flagellar basal-body MS-ring/collar protein FliF: MNRTLLQIKTKITDFWKNRSKWQKILMISVFAAAVILSIVIGILASTNKMVPLYKDLSAEEAGQIKQVLDEKGIPSEVASDGSIIKVPEENVDSLKVDLAAEGLPKSGSIDYSFFGENAGFGMTDNEFDVLKVKATQTELTNLIKGIDGIKDAKVMINLPKDSVFVGEEKPEASASIVLQVKPGHTLDQSEINGLYHLVSKSVPNLDQKNIVIMDQNSNYYDQNSEGIGNSSGNSYASQREVKAQIEKDLQRQVQSLLGTMMGQDKVAVSVTTDIDFTQEKRTEDLVEPVDKENMEGIVVSSEKISETYSGNGAQAGGVNGTGDEDVTNYAETEDGNNNGDYEKSEDRLNYEVNRIHKEIAESPYKVRDLGIQVLVEPPNAKNPASLTQERQDDIKNILSTIVRTSLDKSENEQLTDEDLQSKIVVSVSSFDGKQTMDTEEATGGIPLWAYIAGGAGLVAAIGLIIWLIRRRKNADEEYEEEWYETPQEPIRVADVNNEKETEESVRRKQLEKMAKDKPEEFAKLLRSWLTED, from the coding sequence ATGAATCGTACTTTATTGCAAATCAAAACGAAAATAACTGATTTTTGGAAAAATCGATCGAAGTGGCAGAAAATACTGATGATCAGCGTTTTTGCTGCAGCAGTCATTCTTTCTATCGTCATAGGTATTTTGGCCTCAACAAATAAGATGGTTCCGCTCTATAAGGATCTGTCAGCCGAAGAAGCGGGTCAAATTAAACAGGTCCTTGATGAAAAAGGAATACCTTCAGAAGTCGCATCCGACGGTTCCATCATCAAAGTTCCGGAAGAAAATGTCGATTCGCTGAAAGTGGATCTGGCCGCAGAAGGCCTTCCGAAAAGCGGAAGCATCGATTATTCGTTCTTTGGTGAAAATGCCGGCTTTGGGATGACAGACAACGAGTTTGATGTTTTGAAAGTGAAAGCGACCCAAACCGAGCTGACAAATCTCATCAAAGGCATCGACGGCATTAAAGATGCAAAAGTCATGATCAACCTTCCGAAGGATTCCGTTTTTGTCGGAGAAGAAAAGCCGGAAGCTTCTGCTTCAATCGTCCTTCAAGTCAAACCGGGCCATACGCTTGACCAAAGTGAAATCAACGGCCTGTATCACCTCGTATCGAAAAGTGTGCCAAATCTTGATCAGAAAAATATCGTGATTATGGATCAAAATTCGAACTACTATGATCAAAACAGCGAGGGCATCGGCAATTCGTCCGGAAATTCCTACGCTTCACAGCGCGAGGTCAAAGCGCAGATCGAAAAAGATCTTCAAAGACAGGTTCAAAGCCTGTTGGGCACGATGATGGGGCAGGATAAAGTCGCGGTATCCGTCACGACGGACATCGACTTTACGCAGGAAAAACGAACAGAAGACCTGGTTGAACCCGTCGACAAAGAAAATATGGAAGGCATCGTCGTAAGCTCGGAAAAAATCAGCGAAACGTACTCCGGAAACGGGGCACAGGCAGGCGGAGTCAACGGCACCGGTGACGAAGACGTCACAAATTACGCCGAAACGGAAGACGGCAATAATAACGGAGATTATGAAAAAAGCGAAGACCGTCTCAATTATGAAGTCAACCGGATTCATAAAGAAATCGCAGAAAGCCCGTATAAAGTCAGGGATTTAGGGATTCAAGTGTTAGTCGAACCGCCAAATGCGAAAAACCCGGCTTCTTTGACACAAGAGAGACAGGACGATATTAAAAACATTCTGTCTACGATCGTCCGGACATCGCTTGACAAGTCGGAGAATGAACAGCTCACAGACGAAGATCTGCAAAGCAAAATCGTCGTTTCTGTTTCATCGTTTGACGGCAAACAGACAATGGACACGGAAGAGGCGACAGGCGGCATACCGCTTTGGGCTTATATTGCAGGCGGAGCCGGTCTGGTTGCGGCGATCGGCCTTATCATCTGGCTCATCAGACGGCGCAAAAATGCTGATGAAGAGTATGAGGAAGAATGGTATGAAACGCCTCAGGAACCGATCAGAGTGGCAGATGTAAACAATGAGAAAGAGACGGAAGAAAGCGTCAGACGTAAACAGCTTGAAAAAATGGCGAAAGACAAGCCTGAAGAATTCGCCAAATTACTGCGCAGTTGGCTGACTGAGGATTAG
- the fliG gene encoding flagellar motor switch protein FliG, with the protein MAKMKQDRLTGKQKAAILMISLGLDVSASVYKHLTDEEIERLTLEISNVRSVSPEKKDEIIQEFHETAIAQEYISQGGIHYAKQVLDKALGEDKAASIINRLTSSLQVRPFDFARKADPEQILNFIQHEHPQTIALILSYLDPVQSGQILSELNQDVQAEVARRIAVMDRTSPEIINEVEQILEQKLSSTFTQDYTQTGGIEAVVEVLNGVDRGTEKTILDALEIQDPELADEIKKRMFVFEDIVTLDNRAIQRVIRDVENDDLLLSLKVASEEVKDIVFSNMSQRMAETFKEEMEFMGPVRLRDVEEAQSRIVSVIRRLEEAGEIVIARGGGDDIIV; encoded by the coding sequence ATGGCAAAAATGAAACAAGACAGGCTAACAGGCAAACAAAAAGCGGCCATTCTCATGATATCCTTAGGACTTGATGTGTCAGCTTCGGTATACAAGCATTTAACAGATGAAGAGATTGAAAGACTGACGCTTGAAATCTCAAATGTCAGATCTGTATCTCCTGAGAAAAAAGATGAAATCATCCAAGAATTTCATGAAACGGCTATTGCTCAGGAATATATTTCCCAAGGCGGTATTCACTACGCTAAGCAGGTGCTCGATAAAGCGCTTGGCGAAGACAAAGCGGCCAGCATCATCAACCGGCTGACATCGTCGCTTCAAGTCAGGCCGTTTGATTTTGCCAGAAAAGCCGATCCCGAGCAAATTCTGAATTTTATCCAGCATGAGCATCCGCAAACGATCGCGCTGATCCTATCCTACCTGGACCCTGTACAATCCGGACAGATTTTATCAGAACTGAACCAGGATGTGCAGGCGGAGGTGGCGAGGCGGATTGCTGTGATGGACCGGACTTCGCCGGAAATCATCAATGAAGTCGAACAAATTTTAGAACAGAAGCTCTCATCCACCTTCACTCAAGATTACACACAGACCGGCGGCATAGAAGCCGTGGTTGAAGTGTTGAACGGTGTTGACAGGGGAACGGAGAAAACGATTCTCGACGCCCTCGAGATTCAGGATCCGGAACTGGCGGATGAAATCAAGAAACGGATGTTTGTCTTTGAAGATATTGTTACGCTTGATAACCGTGCGATTCAGAGGGTTATCCGCGATGTTGAAAACGACGATCTGCTCCTGTCCCTGAAAGTGGCCAGCGAAGAGGTCAAAGACATTGTCTTCAGCAACATGTCACAGCGTATGGCTGAGACATTTAAGGAAGAAATGGAATTCATGGGACCTGTTCGTCTCCGTGATGTTGAAGAAGCACAGTCCAGAATCGTAAGCGTCATCCGCAGACTTGAAGAAGCGGGTGAGATCGTCATCGCCAGGGGCGGAGGAGATGATATCATTGTCTAA
- the fliH gene encoding flagellar assembly protein FliH, which translates to MISLSKIIKQRLSSVPEQKRRTITLKEVKRPVNEADLAAAEPDPELLLHHARQEASKIYEKANAEHEQIRRQIEEERAGWEAEREALIEQAKKEGFEAGLEMGKQEAQKAYESYLEEANAIVRAARRDYEEKIEQSAEEIVTLAVSLAKKVWNQKPDDKEAFTDLVKQVLSEMKEFDDISIYVDPDYYTEVQSHKNELDALLQYGSHLAIYADDKAAKGTCYVETAFGRVDASIDTQLEQLKQKLNTLLETAGESR; encoded by the coding sequence ATGATATCATTGTCTAAAATTATTAAACAACGATTATCATCGGTCCCGGAACAGAAAAGGCGGACGATTACGTTAAAGGAAGTCAAACGCCCTGTAAACGAGGCTGACCTTGCCGCCGCCGAACCCGATCCGGAACTCCTTCTTCATCATGCCCGGCAGGAAGCAAGCAAAATATATGAAAAGGCGAACGCCGAACATGAACAAATCCGCAGGCAGATTGAAGAGGAAAGAGCCGGCTGGGAGGCAGAGCGGGAAGCCTTGATTGAACAAGCGAAAAAAGAAGGCTTTGAGGCGGGGCTCGAAATGGGAAAACAAGAGGCGCAAAAAGCTTATGAATCCTATTTGGAAGAAGCCAATGCCATCGTCAGGGCAGCAAGGCGGGACTACGAAGAAAAAATTGAGCAATCTGCAGAAGAAATCGTCACGCTTGCCGTTTCTCTGGCCAAAAAAGTATGGAATCAAAAGCCCGATGACAAGGAAGCTTTCACCGACCTTGTCAAACAGGTGCTGTCCGAAATGAAAGAGTTTGATGACATTTCGATTTATGTCGACCCGGACTATTACACAGAAGTTCAAAGCCATAAAAACGAACTCGATGCGCTTCTTCAATACGGTTCCCATCTCGCGATTTATGCCGATGATAAAGCGGCAAAAGGGACCTGCTACGTAGAAACGGCCTTCGGAAGAGTCGATGCAAGCATCGATACGCAATTGGAGCAGCTGAAACAGAAACTGAACACGCTGCTTGAAACGGCGGGTGAAAGCCGGTGA
- the fliI gene encoding flagellar protein export ATPase FliI — MKLMPLLEAIETADSYKRYGKVKQAVGLMIESKGPECSIGDVCKIYTKGDGPKAIKAEVVGFKDQNILLMPYLEASNIAPGSIVEATGESLKVKVGSGLIGQVVDAFGTPLDGSALPKGLAPVSTDQAPPNPMKRPPIREKMAVGVRSIDSLLTVGKGQRVGIFAGSGVGKSTLMGMIARQTAADLNVIALVGERGREVREFIEKDLGEEGLKRSIVVVATSDQPALMRLKAAYTATAIAEYFRDKGQNVMFMMDSVTRVAMAQREIGLATGEPPTTKGYTPSVFAILPKLLERTGTTEKGSITAFYTVLVDGDDMNEPIADTVRGILDGHIVLDRNLANKGQFPAVNILKSISRVMANIAEKDHIRAANRFRELLSTYQNSEDLINIGAYKKGSSRDIDEAIQFYPKLISFLKQEVDEAASQEDSISLLKSLLGSED; from the coding sequence GTGAAGCTCATGCCTTTGCTTGAAGCAATCGAAACGGCCGATTCATACAAACGCTACGGAAAAGTCAAACAGGCCGTCGGCTTAATGATCGAATCAAAGGGGCCGGAATGCTCGATCGGCGACGTCTGCAAGATCTATACAAAAGGAGACGGACCGAAAGCCATAAAAGCTGAAGTTGTCGGGTTCAAGGATCAAAACATACTTCTCATGCCATATCTTGAAGCATCAAACATCGCTCCCGGCAGCATTGTCGAAGCGACCGGCGAATCATTAAAGGTCAAGGTCGGCTCCGGGCTGATCGGCCAGGTTGTCGATGCATTCGGCACCCCGCTCGACGGAAGCGCCTTGCCGAAAGGTCTGGCACCTGTTTCAACAGACCAGGCTCCGCCAAATCCGATGAAACGGCCGCCGATCAGAGAAAAAATGGCGGTTGGCGTCAGATCGATTGACAGTCTTTTGACCGTCGGCAAGGGACAGCGCGTCGGCATCTTCGCAGGAAGCGGCGTCGGAAAAAGCACCCTGATGGGAATGATTGCAAGGCAGACGGCTGCGGACCTGAATGTGATCGCCCTTGTAGGAGAGCGGGGCCGGGAAGTCAGGGAGTTTATTGAAAAAGACCTTGGAGAAGAAGGATTGAAGCGTTCGATCGTCGTTGTGGCGACTTCTGACCAGCCCGCACTCATGAGGCTGAAAGCGGCATATACCGCAACGGCAATCGCCGAGTATTTCCGCGACAAAGGGCAAAACGTCATGTTTATGATGGATTCGGTGACAAGGGTCGCCATGGCTCAGAGAGAGATCGGCTTAGCCACGGGCGAACCGCCGACGACGAAAGGTTATACGCCTTCGGTGTTCGCTATTTTACCTAAGCTCTTAGAGAGAACAGGGACGACCGAAAAGGGATCGATCACGGCTTTTTATACAGTTCTTGTCGATGGTGACGACATGAACGAACCGATCGCCGACACCGTCAGAGGGATTTTGGACGGCCATATCGTCCTTGACCGGAATCTGGCGAATAAAGGCCAGTTTCCTGCAGTGAATATTTTAAAAAGCATCAGCAGGGTCATGGCCAACATCGCTGAAAAGGATCACATCAGAGCGGCGAACCGATTCAGGGAGCTGCTGTCAACCTATCAAAATTCGGAGGATCTCATCAACATAGGCGCCTATAAAAAAGGATCTTCCCGCGATATTGATGAAGCCATACAGTTTTATCCAAAGCTGATCAGCTTTCTGAAGCAGGAAGTCGATGAAGCGGCATCCCAGGAAGACAGCATCTCCTTATTAAAGAGTCTTTTAGGAAGTGAGGATTAG
- the fliJ gene encoding flagellar export protein FliJ, with protein sequence MAYSFKFQKLLELKENEKDQSFAEYQHSVSEFEKVAEKLYESMNQKETLEKNKEIKLQTGMSVQEMRHYQQFVTNLETTIYHYQKLVMMKRNEMYEKQNDLTEKNIELKKFEKMKEKQFEMYAIQNKANELKEMDDISIAQFMSQGNQG encoded by the coding sequence ATGGCTTATTCATTTAAATTTCAAAAGCTGTTGGAGCTTAAAGAAAATGAAAAAGACCAATCATTCGCTGAATATCAACATTCTGTCTCCGAATTTGAAAAGGTAGCGGAAAAGCTCTATGAAAGCATGAACCAAAAGGAAACGCTTGAGAAAAACAAAGAAATCAAGCTGCAGACAGGGATGAGCGTTCAGGAAATGAGACATTATCAGCAGTTTGTCACAAATCTAGAAACGACCATTTACCATTATCAAAAGCTTGTGATGATGAAGCGAAACGAAATGTATGAGAAGCAAAACGATTTGACGGAAAAAAACATTGAACTTAAAAAATTTGAAAAAATGAAAGAAAAACAGTTTGAAATGTATGCAATACAAAACAAAGCAAATGAATTGAAAGAAATGGACGACATCTCCATTGCCCAATTCATGAGTCAAGGAAACCAGGGGTAA
- a CDS encoding MotE family protein codes for MAEEKKAGKFQTFLFVVVIPLIFLVVVGFVGMWLLGVNVQDVASKIPVVKELVKSDDGNKEKDSAAKQKENKEEKLQKTIDEQKSEIQTLTSDLKTSDEEIKRLKQKISSLEKTEKDAAEDDKNSADDQKDSKVVKIYQSMPSNKAAKILTELKEQEAIKILDALNKKQVTEILSKMAPDKAALFTEKLAENEEKNEGGE; via the coding sequence ATGGCCGAAGAAAAAAAAGCCGGTAAATTTCAGACGTTTTTGTTTGTCGTCGTCATTCCGCTCATCTTTTTAGTCGTTGTAGGGTTCGTCGGGATGTGGCTCTTGGGAGTGAACGTCCAGGATGTGGCCTCCAAAATTCCGGTCGTAAAAGAGCTTGTTAAAAGCGACGATGGGAATAAGGAGAAAGACAGCGCGGCAAAGCAGAAGGAAAATAAAGAGGAAAAGCTCCAAAAGACGATTGATGAACAAAAAAGCGAAATTCAAACATTGACAAGCGACTTGAAAACGAGCGATGAAGAGATCAAACGGCTCAAACAAAAGATCAGCTCGCTGGAAAAAACGGAGAAAGACGCAGCCGAAGATGATAAAAACAGCGCTGATGACCAAAAGGACAGCAAGGTCGTCAAAATCTATCAGAGCATGCCGAGCAATAAAGCTGCAAAGATATTAACCGAATTAAAAGAGCAGGAAGCCATAAAGATTTTAGACGCATTAAACAAAAAGCAAGTGACGGAAATTCTCTCAAAAATGGCTCCTGATAAAGCGGCTCTCTTCACCGAGAAGCTTGCGGAAAATGAAGAAAAAAATGAAGGGGGGGAATAG
- a CDS encoding flagellar hook-length control protein FliK, producing the protein MKLLDMLSFNAAPKADAASAQSARQPLAGTIFQNVLQKENGSLSASENGGETSSGSQLEQLLQELENWLSQKTDGALDEESLSSLPPHGGVTASEEELAAVEQLLHKIKTLLENTGETDEAEAALPGEEKPETIELKLPDSHVLHQVQHLLTQIIQDNQPSQKTALVADIVEKAPEFLAILQSKPGSEELVGKLKRQFFTTDPAQSKVLSMSSAELKGLKSIMEQMMSANSETGQKDWKLAESELKAMLMGKKTDAPQADQRLSFMVKAKDVQADEKAVIRDQPVHSNGLLSSQHRTSQTLLQGLQMTQTADEASQSQPKSVSEQILSSWKQMKFTPFGRSTGSFTIRLNPENLGFITIKLVKQHGMFSSKIIASTDSAKELLEHNLSHLKQALPNMSVHIDRFAVAHQSADQTFGQPADDQKGQQQQKQDQQKSQDNEDFREFLDELIETPSQDNEEEI; encoded by the coding sequence TTGAAGCTTCTTGATATGCTCTCTTTTAATGCCGCGCCGAAGGCGGATGCCGCATCTGCACAATCAGCAAGGCAGCCATTGGCAGGAACCATCTTTCAAAATGTGTTGCAGAAAGAAAACGGGAGCCTTTCCGCAAGTGAAAATGGAGGAGAAACGTCTTCAGGTAGTCAATTGGAACAGCTGTTACAGGAGCTTGAAAACTGGCTTTCACAAAAGACAGATGGCGCTCTGGACGAAGAATCGCTCAGTTCCCTTCCTCCGCACGGCGGCGTGACCGCTTCCGAAGAGGAGCTGGCAGCTGTCGAACAGCTTTTACATAAAATAAAGACACTGCTTGAGAACACCGGTGAAACAGACGAGGCCGAAGCGGCATTACCCGGCGAGGAAAAACCTGAAACAATAGAGCTTAAGTTGCCTGACAGCCATGTGCTGCACCAAGTTCAGCATCTGCTTACTCAGATCATCCAGGACAACCAGCCGTCGCAAAAAACAGCACTTGTGGCCGACATCGTTGAAAAGGCGCCGGAGTTTCTTGCCATCCTGCAGTCAAAACCGGGTTCGGAAGAGCTCGTCGGCAAGCTCAAACGCCAGTTTTTCACAACAGATCCGGCTCAGTCAAAGGTCCTGTCCATGTCAAGCGCTGAACTGAAAGGTCTGAAAAGCATTATGGAGCAGATGATGTCCGCAAACTCTGAAACGGGGCAAAAAGATTGGAAGCTGGCCGAAAGTGAGCTGAAAGCGATGCTGATGGGCAAAAAAACCGACGCTCCGCAAGCGGATCAGCGGTTGTCGTTCATGGTTAAAGCGAAAGACGTCCAAGCGGATGAAAAAGCGGTTATCCGCGATCAGCCGGTCCATTCAAACGGACTACTCAGCAGCCAGCACCGGACAAGCCAGACCTTGCTTCAGGGGCTGCAAATGACACAGACTGCTGATGAAGCATCTCAATCTCAGCCGAAAAGTGTTTCAGAGCAAATTTTAAGCTCGTGGAAACAAATGAAGTTTACCCCGTTCGGGAGATCGACCGGCAGTTTTACGATCCGTCTGAATCCTGAAAATCTTGGTTTTATCACGATTAAACTGGTCAAACAGCACGGGATGTTTTCCAGCAAAATCATCGCCTCAACCGATTCAGCGAAAGAGCTTTTGGAACACAATCTCTCGCATCTCAAACAGGCGCTGCCAAACATGTCGGTGCACATCGACCGCTTTGCCGTGGCACACCAAAGCGCGGATCAGACCTTCGGACAGCCGGCTGATGATCAAAAAGGTCAGCAGCAGCAGAAGCAAGATCAGCAGAAAAGCCAAGATAACGAAGATTTCAGAGAGTTTTTGGATGAGTTAATCGAAACCCCGAGCCAGGATAACGAGGAGGAGATCTAA